A region from the Triticum urartu cultivar G1812 chromosome 1, Tu2.1, whole genome shotgun sequence genome encodes:
- the LOC125510067 gene encoding uncharacterized protein LOC125510067 isoform X1, translating to MLAIFESGIATGRYAMTSHQALGVPSMVETSPSFVNLEGCGSEFVDGNEPDSSATGAAHGEDGVAAPHGKEPCKDASSSTGKRKRASLMSEEEVLVMSNMSDAVREVSIAIESTREAHPELYNSVIMLPGFTENDLLIVLDYLNENANRARSHSFVQMSETRRIRWAIHHISKFNGGVSMPKDGAPRDGAPKDGVPQDGVEGNMP from the coding sequence ATGCTTGCTATTTTTGAGAGTGGTATTGCTACAGGAAGGTATGCAATGACATCTCATCAGGCTCTTGGGGTTCCTTCAATGGTAGAAACCTCCCCATCATTTGTAAACCTCGAAGGTTGTGGTTCTGAATTTGTTGATGGGAATGAACCTGACTCGAGTGCTACTGGTGCTGCTCATGGGGAAGATGGTGTTGCTGCTCCTCATGGGAAGGAACCATGTAAGGATGCTTCTAGCTCCACTGGCAAAAGGAAGAGGGCTAGCCTGATGAGTGAAGAAGAAGTTCTGGTCATGAGCAACATGTCTGATGCAGTCCGTGAAGTTTCTATTGCTATCGAGTCCACCAGAGAGGCACATCCTGAACTTTACAATTCTGTCATAATGCTCCCTGGTTTTACCGAGAATGATCTATTGATTGTCTTGGATTATCTCAATGAGAACGCCAACAGGGCTAGGAGCCACTCATTTGTGCAGATGTCAGAGACTCGTCGCATTCGTTGGGCCATTCACCACATCTCCAAGTTCAATGGTGGAGTGTCCATGCCCAAGGATGGAGCGCCCCGGGATGGAGCGCCCAAGGATGGAGTGCCCCAGGATggagttgaaggaaatatgccctag
- the LOC125510067 gene encoding protein ALP1-like isoform X2 has product MTRPPSNEVHPKVLHSRRFYPYFKDYVGAIDGTHVLAKVPAAMASAFRGRKGGITQNVMAAVDFDLKFTYVLAGWDGSDHDALILADALERNDGFVVPAGKFYLVDAGYAVRPGFLPPYRATRYHLTEFGARCPQNEKELFNLRHSSLRITVERAFAAFKNRWRIVDNKPHHPYPSQVKIVLA; this is encoded by the exons ATGACCCGCCCCCCATCCAATGAAGTTCATCCAAAAGTCCTACACAGTAGGCGTTTCTATCCCTACTTTAAG GACTATGTTGGCGCAATTGATGGCACCCATGTTCTTGCCAAGGTACCGGCTGCTATGGCTTCGGCATTTAGGGGTCGGAAAGGTGGCATCACCCAAAATGTGATGGCTGCGGTTGACTTTGACCTTAAGTTTACCTATGTGCTAGCTGGTTGGGACGGGTCAGACCATGATGCACTCATTTTGGCTGATGCGTTGGAAAGGAATGATGGATTTGTTGTCCCTGCAG GAAAATTCTACCTCGTGGATGCGGGCTATGCCGTGCGGCCAGGGTTTCTTCCACCATATAGGGCTACTCGTTATCATCTTACTGAGTTTGGCGCACGATGCCCTCAAAATGAGAAGGAGTTATTCAACCTCCGCCACTCCTCATTGAGGATCACGGTTGAGAGGGCGTTTGCAGCTTTCAAGAACAGATGGAGAATTGTGGACAATAAGCCTCACCACCCTTATCCATCACAAGTCAAAATCGTCCTAGCTTGA
- the LOC125510058 gene encoding plant UBX domain-containing protein 10: protein MAETVDDKLAYFQAVTGISDPDLCTEILVANNWDLQLAVSSITGDPSSPEPSTYAPPPPPPLESDSIAYHPPAPAPQQQQQPGIAWRLVTLPFYVVSGGVGLVTGSIRLGVWVASGVLSRSLSLLGLAQRGGDRLLELPPSAAEAVDFLAEFEHEFGAGRGPRFVAEGFADALQRAQREYKLLFVYLHSPDHPDTPAFCGGCLCSEPVAAFIDENFVAWGGSIRRTEGFKMSNSLNASRFPFCALVMASTNQRIVLLQQVEGPKSPEEMITILQRVVEECTTSLVAARIEAEERLNNQRLREEQDAAYRAALEADQARERQMREEQERLEREAAEAERKRIEDEEAQARAVQEAAEKEAALARRRQEKAMALGAEPEKGPDVTRVLIRFPTGERKERRFHSSATITLIYDFVDSLDCLKAEKYSLVSNFPRVTYGPEKNSQTLVEAGLHPQASLFIEIEQ, encoded by the exons ATGGCCGAGACCGTCGACGACAAGCTCGCCTACTTCCAGGCCGTCACAGGCATCTCCGACCCCGACCTCTGCACCGAGATTCTCGTGGCCAACAACTGGGACCTCCAGCTCGCCGTCTCCTCCATCACCGGCGACCCCTCCTCGCCCGAGCCGTCCACTTACGCCCCGCCGCCCCCGCCTCCGCTGGAGTCCGATTCCATCGCCTACCACCCCCCTGCACCGGCtccgcagcagcagcagcagccgggGATCGCGTGGAGGCTGGTGACGCTCCCCTTCTACGTCGTCTCCGGTGGGGTCGGCCTCGTCACCGGTTCCATCCGTCTCGGTGTCTGGGTCGCAAGCGGCGTGCTGTCCCGATCCCTCTCCCTCCTCGGCCTCGCGCAGCGCGGCGGTGACCGCTTGCTTGAGCTGCCCCCGTCCGCCGCGGAGGCGGTTGACTTCCTGGCCGAGTTCGAGCACGAGTTTGGGGCTGGCCGTGGCCCGCGCTTTGTTGCTGAGGGATTTGCAGACGCGCTGCAGCGTGCGCAGCGTGAGTACAAGCTTCTCTTCGTGTACCTCCACTCCCCTGACCACCCGGACACCCCAGCATTCTGCGGTGGCTGCCTCTGCTCCGAGCCCGTGGCCGCCTTCATAGATGAGAACTTCGTTGCATGGGGTGGTAGCATCAGAAGGACTGAAGGGTTCAAGATGAGCAACAGCCTGAACGCATCACGCTTCCCGTTTTGTGCGCTAGTCATGGCATCTACGAACCAGAGAATTGTGCTGTTGCAGCAG GTTGAGGGGCCCAAATCACCTGAAGAAATGATAACAATTCTTCAGAGAGTTGTTGAAGAATGCACTACGTCCCTTGTTGCTGCCAGGATTGAAGCTGAAGAAAGACTAAACAATCAACGTTTGCGTGAGGAACAAGATGCTGCTTACAGAGCTGCACTTGAAGCTGATCAG GCCAGAGAACGCCAGATGAGAGAGGAACAAGAAAGACTTGAAAGAGAGGCCGCGGAGGCTGAGAGGAAGCGTATAGAAGACGAGGAAGCACAAGCCAGGGCAGTCCAAGAAGCAGCTGAAAAGGAAGCCGCTCTTGCAAGGAGACGGCAAGAGAAGGCAATGGCTCTTGGCGCTGAGCCTGAGAAAGGGCCTGACGTTACTCGA GTTCTTATAAGATTTCCAACTGGAGAGCGCAAAGAAAGGAGATTCCACAGTTCCGCCACCATTACCTTGATATATGACTTTGTTGATTCTTTGGATTGCTTGAAAGCGGAAAAGTACAGCCTAGTTTCTAATTTTCCACGGGTAACATACGGTCCTGAAAAGAACTCCCAAACGCTGGTGGAAGCAGGTTTGCACCCACAAGCAAGCCTATTTATCGAGATAGAACAATGA